DNA from Evansella sp. LMS18:
TCAAAAGAAATAGAAGCTGTCAGCTCTTCCACCAGTTTATTTGTTTCCTTTGTAAATCTTCCGCCCCACAGTTTCGACACCGCTCATCCCTCCTATAAAATAAAGCCTGGCGTATGAACATAGCTCACACCCCAGGCCGGTGATTTTTGAACTTAGTTATTTAACAGTTTCTTTTGCTTTTGCTTCCTGTTGTTTTTTTGGATTATTAACCTCTGAATATACTTTCGTCGTTAAGCCCCAGAGTTTAATGAACCCGACTGCGGCGTTATGGTCGAATGCGTCCCCTTTTGAATACGTAGCAAGCTCCTCGTTATAAAGGCTGTTTGCAGCTTTTCTTGCTACTACCATGTGGTTGCCCTTATGGAGTTTTACTTTAATTGTCCCGGAGACCACATCCTGTGTTTCCTCCACAAATGCTGCAAGAGCCTTATTAAGCGGGGAATACCAGAGTCCGTCATAAATGAGCTGAGTCATCTGCTGTTCAATCTGTACTTTTGATTTGGTCACTTCACGAGGAAGGGTCAGGAATTCCAGCTCTTTATGTGCGTTTATTAAAATGAGTGCTCCCGGATTTTCATACACTTCACGAGATTTGATGCCTACAAGTCGGTTTTCAATATGGTCGATACGGCCCACACCGTGTTTTCCGCCAAGATCATTCAGCTTTTCTATTAATTGCACAAGGCCCATTTCTTCTCCGTCCAGGGCAACAGGTACACCTTTATCGAATTCGATATCCACATATTCCGCTTCGTCAGGGGTCATGGAAATCGGCGCTGTCCAGTCAAAGGCTCCCTCTGGCGCTTCTGCCCATGGATCTTCTAAAACTCCAGCTTCACATGCCCGACCCCAGATATTCGCGTCAATAGAATACGGGTTATCAAGATTTACTGGGATAGGAATCCCTTTTTCTTCTGCATAAGCAATTTCTTCGTCACGAGTCATACCCCATTCACGAACCGGCGCAATGACTTCCAGGCCTGGGTTCAATGCCTGAATCGACACTTCGAAACGCACCTGGTCATTACCTTTACCAGTACAGCCGTGAGCAACAGCTACCGCACCCTCCTGCTCAGCTACCTCTACTAATAATTTGGAGATTAGCGGGCGGGAAAGTGCTGATGAAATTGGATATTTCCCTTCATACAGGCAGTTAGCTTTCAGTGCAGGCAGAATGTATTCTTTTGCAAGAAGTTCTTTCGCATCAATCATAATCGCCTTCTCCGCGCCAACAGCTAAAGCTTTATTTTTGATCGAGTCAAGATCTTTCCCCTCGCCAACATCCAGTCCAAGTGCAATCACGTCATATCCGTACTTTTCCTGCAGCCATTTAATTGAAACGGAAGTATCCAGACCTCCGGAGTATGCTAAAACAACTTTTCCCTTACTCATGCCGATCCCTCTCTCCTAAGAATTTAAATCCATTATAACGTATTTTTATGCATGTTTGTCAATAAAAAATTATAAATTCATTAAATTTTTCATTAATGCCTTTTGAGCATGGAGTCTGTTTTCCGCTTCATCAAAGACCACAGAGTGTATTCCATCAAGGATTTCAGTTGTTACTTCCTCCCCGCGATGAGCAGGAAGGCAATGGAGAAAAATAAATCCTGCATCCGCTTTACTGCATAATGACTGATTAACCTGATAGTCTTTAAATGCTTTTATACGCTTCTCCTGTTCTTCCTCCTGGCCCATACTTGCCCACACGTCAGTTACTATCACATCGGCTCCTTCTGCGGCCTTTAAAGGGTTATAAGTAAATTCAACACTGCCTCCTTGCTGATCGGCAATTTCACTGGCATTGTCATAAATATTTCCGTCTGGTTCGTATCCTTCAGGGCTTGCGACTTTAATGTTCATTCCGGTTATCGCCGCTCCCTCAAGGAGTGAATGGCACATGTTATTATTCCCGTCGCCGATGTAACAAATATTCAGGCCTGACAGCTTTCCTTTATATTCTTTTATCGTCATTAAGTCTGCCAGCACCTGGGCTGGATGGTGTAAATCAGTAAGGCCGTTTATAACCGGAATCGATGCATGCTTTGCAAATTCCTCAATACTTTCATGAGCAAAAGTACGAATCATCAGTCCGTCAACATACCGTGACAATACCTTGGCAGTGTCTTCAATTGGCTCTCCTCTGCCAAGCTGAATGTCTTTTGAGCTGAGAAATATGGCGTTCCCTCCAAGCTGAAGCATGCCCACTTCAAAAGAGACACGGGTTCTTGTAGAGGATTTTTCAAAGATCATCCCGAGGGTTTTTCCCGCCAGATGAGGGTGCGGCACCCCTTCCTTCTGCTGCTTTTTTAATTCGATTGCTTCGTCGATGAGATAATTAATTTCTTCGCTGGTGAAATCAGCAATGGTAAGGAAGTCCTTCCCTGCCAGACTCTCAACTGATACTGCGTTATGGTTTTTAAAACTTTTTACTGTTGCCATACTCCCACTCCTCTTTAATTAGTTATTAACCTTCCTGCATATTCATTAAGTGCTCTCGGTGTTCCGTTCATGTCTCCGTTCATACTGCCCAGTTGGCTTATAACAGGTTCCAATGCCTGCAGACTCGTAAAGCAGGGGATTTGGTACTTTACTGCTAATTCCCTTAAAGTAAATCCTGCTTTGTTTTGTACTCTCCCCTGGGTAGGAATATTGACCACAAGATCAAGCTCTCCGGTTTTAAACAGCTCCTCCAGCTCTTCCTGACGTTTACTGACTGCCAATGCATTAAAACCATTAACCTTTAAAAACTCTGCCGTCCCTTCTGTCGCAATAAGTTCATACCCGTTATCCGCGAATTTTTCTATGAGAGGAAGGCTTTCCAGCTTTGCTCCATCAGTAATCGTGCAGAAAACCCGTTTTGGTCCTCCTGTACCGGCTAACGCCTCAGAGATACCTGCCAGTGATTTTTGCAGTGCTTCTTCCTTTGTAAAACCAAGCGCGAGAACTTCACCGGTTGATTTCATCTCCGGCCCGGCAACATGGTCAACACCTTTTAGTTTCCCAGCTGAGTAAACTGGTACTTTTACAGAGTAAAAATCCGGTTCCGGCAAGAGTCCAGTATCTCCAGTAATCTCATTTAATTTTTCGCCCAGCTGGACTCTCACGGACCAGTCAATCATAGGTATCCCGGTTAATTTGCTGATAATAGGCACCGTTCTGGAAGCACGGGGATTCACTTCCAGCACGTACACCGTCTCCTCGTATACAACAAACTGAATATTTATCATTCCTTTTACAGCTGCTGCTTTCGCGATTTTTTCCGCATAGCTTACAAGGTTGTTTTTCGTCTCCATGGTAATGGACAGTGGCGGGTAAAATGCCGTGCTGTCTCCGGAATGCACACCTGCTTTTTCCAGGTGTTCGAATATGCCCGGTACTACAATCGTCTCTCCGTCGCTGATAACATCCATTTCACATTCCATTCCCGGCAAAAATCGATCCACCAGTACCGGCCAGGAACGTTCATCGTTTTCTGCAGTTATTCTTTCAATATATTGCTTCAGCTCATCTTCATTGCTGCAGACAAACATAGACTGCCCGCCAATCACATAAGACGGACGCACAAGAACCGGATAACCCAGCTCGGCAGCTGTCTTAGACAACGCTGCAGGTTCTTTCACTGTTTCACCTGCGATGTGGGGGATATCCAGACTGTTAAGCAACTGATAGAATTTCTCTCTGTCTTCCAGCTCATCAATACTCTGCAGAGACGTTCCAAGAAGCTGGATTCCTTCTTCCGCGAGCTCCTCTGCCACGTTAATAGCTGTCTGGCCTCCAAACTGGATCAAAGCTCCTTCCACTTGTTCCTTTTCCGCTACAGCTAAAATATCCTCCGCTGCCAATGGCTCGAAGTATAATCTGTCAGCCACAGAATAATCAGTGCTTACCGTTTCCGGGTTATTATTTATTACTATCGCTTCATAACCTGCCTTCTTCAATGCTTCTGCAGCATGCACCGAGCAGTAATCAAACTCGACTCCCTGTCCGATACGAATTGGCCCTGAACCAATAACGAGCACCTTCTTTGAAGCTGGATTCGTTTCCGCCTCGTCAGCCCCCTGCCAGGTTGAATAAAAATATGGTGTTTCCGCATCAAACTCGGCAGCACATGTGTCAACAAGTTTGTAGCTTCGTTTCATTCCGGCCGATTTCAGGAAAGTCCGAACTTCTTTTTCTTTCACTTGAAAAATACGGCTCAACAGCTTATCACTTATATTCAATTTCTTCGCTGTTTTAAGCAGATCAAGAGGCATTTCATCCAGCGAACTGTATTCCGCCAGGGCTATTTCACAGTCGATAATCCGTTTAATTTTCCAGAGGAACCATTGATCGATCCTGGTCACCTCGTGGACCGTATCAAGAGAAATTCCCCTGTAAAAAGCTTCAGCCAGCTCATAAACCCGTAAATCTGTCGGCACAGAAAGCCGGGTCAGTAAATCCTCATTTGAGAGCACGGTTAAGTTATCCAGCTTCATGCTGTGTCCGTTGTTCACTTCAAGGGAACGGACAGCTTTATTAAAGGATCCTTCAAATGAACGGTCAATTGCCATAACTTCTCCTGTTGCCTTCATTTGCGTACCTAACGTCCGGTCACCTTCACTGAATTTATCAAAAGGAAACCTCGGAAGCTTCACAACGACGTAATCAAGAGCAGGTTCAAAGGAAGCGAATGTATTCCCCGTGACAGGATTGATAATTTCATCCAGGTGGTAGCCAATCGCACACTTTGCAGCAATTCTCGCTATCGGGTACCCTGTCGCTTTTGAAGCAAGGGCTGATGAGCGGCTGACCCGCGGATTTACCTCAATAATAAAATACTGGTCAGACTCAGGATTTAAGGCGAACTGAATATTACATCCGCCTACTACATCGAGAGCCCGGATTACTTTCAGGGAAGCATTCCTGAGCATCTGATACTGGCTGTCAGCCAGCGTCTGGGAAGGTGCAGTAACGATTGAGTCCCCTGTATGCACGCCTACAGGGTCCATATTTTCCATATTGCATACAATCGTGCACGTATCATTTACGTCTCTCATCACCTCGTACTCGATTTCCTTCCAGCCTTTAATGCTTTTTTCTACAAGCACCTGGCCGATGGGGCTTGCCCCAAGGCCGCGATTTAAAACTGCCAGATACTCTTCGTCATTACCTGCAAAACCCCCGCCTGCGCCGCCAAGTGTATAAGCAGGGCGAATGATAACCGGGTAGCCTGCTTTCCTGACGAATTCCATGCCTTCCTGGATATTCTCCACAATTTCAGAATCAGGGACGGGCTCTCCTATTTCCAGCATCAGGCTGCGGAATTTTTCTCTGTCCTCTCCCTTTTGAATGGATTCTGCTGAAGTGCCCAGCAGCTTCACGTTGTTTTTTGCCAGTATCCCTTTTTCATACAGCTGTACAGTTAAATTAAGCCCTGTCTGGCCCCCGAGAGATCCGATCAGGCCATCAGGTTTTTCTTTTTTGATAATCTTCTCTATCGTTTCAATGGTGAGGGGTTCCATATAAACCTTGCTGGCGACAGACTCGTCGGTCATGATTG
Protein-coding regions in this window:
- a CDS encoding argininosuccinate synthase gives rise to the protein MSKGKVVLAYSGGLDTSVSIKWLQEKYGYDVIALGLDVGEGKDLDSIKNKALAVGAEKAIMIDAKELLAKEYILPALKANCLYEGKYPISSALSRPLISKLLVEVAEQEGAVAVAHGCTGKGNDQVRFEVSIQALNPGLEVIAPVREWGMTRDEEIAYAEEKGIPIPVNLDNPYSIDANIWGRACEAGVLEDPWAEAPEGAFDWTAPISMTPDEAEYVDIEFDKGVPVALDGEEMGLVQLIEKLNDLGGKHGVGRIDHIENRLVGIKSREVYENPGALILINAHKELEFLTLPREVTKSKVQIEQQMTQLIYDGLWYSPLNKALAAFVEETQDVVSGTIKVKLHKGNHMVVARKAANSLYNEELATYSKGDAFDHNAAVGFIKLWGLTTKVYSEVNNPKKQQEAKAKETVK
- the argF gene encoding ornithine carbamoyltransferase; this translates as MATVKSFKNHNAVSVESLAGKDFLTIADFTSEEINYLIDEAIELKKQQKEGVPHPHLAGKTLGMIFEKSSTRTRVSFEVGMLQLGGNAIFLSSKDIQLGRGEPIEDTAKVLSRYVDGLMIRTFAHESIEEFAKHASIPVINGLTDLHHPAQVLADLMTIKEYKGKLSGLNICYIGDGNNNMCHSLLEGAAITGMNIKVASPEGYEPDGNIYDNASEIADQQGGSVEFTYNPLKAAEGADVIVTDVWASMGQEEEQEKRIKAFKDYQVNQSLCSKADAGFIFLHCLPAHRGEEVTTEILDGIHSVVFDEAENRLHAQKALMKNLMNL
- the carB gene encoding carbamoyl-phosphate synthase (glutamine-hydrolyzing) large subunit, which encodes MPKYNDIKKVLVIGSGPIVIGQAAEFDYAGTQACLALKEEGIEVLLVNNNPATIMTDESVASKVYMEPLTIETIEKIIKKEKPDGLIGSLGGQTGLNLTVQLYEKGILAKNNVKLLGTSAESIQKGEDREKFRSLMLEIGEPVPDSEIVENIQEGMEFVRKAGYPVIIRPAYTLGGAGGGFAGNDEEYLAVLNRGLGASPIGQVLVEKSIKGWKEIEYEVMRDVNDTCTIVCNMENMDPVGVHTGDSIVTAPSQTLADSQYQMLRNASLKVIRALDVVGGCNIQFALNPESDQYFIIEVNPRVSRSSALASKATGYPIARIAAKCAIGYHLDEIINPVTGNTFASFEPALDYVVVKLPRFPFDKFSEGDRTLGTQMKATGEVMAIDRSFEGSFNKAVRSLEVNNGHSMKLDNLTVLSNEDLLTRLSVPTDLRVYELAEAFYRGISLDTVHEVTRIDQWFLWKIKRIIDCEIALAEYSSLDEMPLDLLKTAKKLNISDKLLSRIFQVKEKEVRTFLKSAGMKRSYKLVDTCAAEFDAETPYFYSTWQGADEAETNPASKKVLVIGSGPIRIGQGVEFDYCSVHAAEALKKAGYEAIVINNNPETVSTDYSVADRLYFEPLAAEDILAVAEKEQVEGALIQFGGQTAINVAEELAEEGIQLLGTSLQSIDELEDREKFYQLLNSLDIPHIAGETVKEPAALSKTAAELGYPVLVRPSYVIGGQSMFVCSNEDELKQYIERITAENDERSWPVLVDRFLPGMECEMDVISDGETIVVPGIFEHLEKAGVHSGDSTAFYPPLSITMETKNNLVSYAEKIAKAAAVKGMINIQFVVYEETVYVLEVNPRASRTVPIISKLTGIPMIDWSVRVQLGEKLNEITGDTGLLPEPDFYSVKVPVYSAGKLKGVDHVAGPEMKSTGEVLALGFTKEEALQKSLAGISEALAGTGGPKRVFCTITDGAKLESLPLIEKFADNGYELIATEGTAEFLKVNGFNALAVSKRQEELEELFKTGELDLVVNIPTQGRVQNKAGFTLRELAVKYQIPCFTSLQALEPVISQLGSMNGDMNGTPRALNEYAGRLITN